The bacterium region TTCGAAGAAAAGGGCTGGTCTACCGTGGCCGCCCTGCAATTAAGAAATCCTATGCACCGGTCTCATGAATATCTGGCCAAGATAGCCATTGAGGTTTGTGATGGGGTCTTTATCCATCAATTGTTAGGGAAGTTGAAGGCCGGAGACATACCGGCTGAAGTCAGGGTAAAGGCTATTGAAGTCTTAATAGAAAACTATTTTGTAAAAGACACATGTATCCAGGGTGGTTACCCGATGGAGATGCGGTATGGCGGACCGCGAGAGGCCCTGTTGCATGCTGTTTTCAGACAGAACTACGGCTGCAGTCATCTCATAATAGGTCGGGATCATGCCGGCGTGGGTGAATATTACGGTCCTTTTGATGCCCAGCACATATTCGATGAGATACCCAAGGGTTCCCTTGAGCTTCGACCCCTTAAAATTGATTGGACCTTCTATTGCCTTAAATGTGACGGCATGGCCTCCATGAAGACATGCCCCCATGGTAAGGACGATAGGATACTATTAAGCGGAACCATGCTAAGGAAGATGTTATCCGAGGGACAAGAGGTGACTGAACACTTCAGTCGGCCTGAGGTGCTGGAAGTATTAAGGGATTATTATTCCAAGCTGGAAGAAAAGGTGGAAATCAAGCTCCATAAATATGCCGAGGGAGAAAGGTAGTACGGGCTGGCCAGTTTCG contains the following coding sequences:
- the sat gene encoding sulfate adenylyltransferase, which gives rise to MAKLVAPHGGGELKPLLVSGDELKEAKEKAKTLKEIRMTSRETSDLIMMGIGAFTPLDGFMGQADWQGVCDDYMMSNGVFWPIPITLSAPKGQTDSLKEGEEVALIDEETGELMGSMTVREKYIIDKVHECKQVFRTDDAAHPGVAKVMAQGEVNLAGPVKVFSESYYPEEFKGLYMRPAEARQIFEEKGWSTVAALQLRNPMHRSHEYLAKIAIEVCDGVFIHQLLGKLKAGDIPAEVRVKAIEVLIENYFVKDTCIQGGYPMEMRYGGPREALLHAVFRQNYGCSHLIIGRDHAGVGEYYGPFDAQHIFDEIPKGSLELRPLKIDWTFYCLKCDGMASMKTCPHGKDDRILLSGTMLRKMLSEGQEVTEHFSRPEVLEVLRDYYSKLEEKVEIKLHKYAEGER